A window of Staphylococcus lloydii genomic DNA:
GATAAATCGATACGACCATTTAAAAACGCTCTTTTCGTAAATTCACCAGGTTCTGCCATACGTGCACCATGCGTCATTGTTAATTCTAATACGCGGTTAATAGTTAATATACCACCATGACAGTTGATTTCTATTATATTCTCTCTAGTAAAAGTTTTCGGGGCACGTAGCACAGAAACCATTACTTCTTCTACAACCTCATCTGTTTCTGGATCAATAATATGACCATAGTTAATCGTATGCGTTTGTGCATCTGCTAACTTTTGCTTACCACGGTACAATTTGTCTGCTATTTCAATTGCGTTGACGCCTGATAAACGTACAATGCCTATAGCGCCCTCCCCCATCGGTGTGGAGATACTTGTAATCGTGTCTAATTCCATCATCCTTCTCGCCTCCTTATCACATAATTTATTACTGTAATATTGTAAAGATTTTCTTTAGAAAAAGCGAATATATTGACTGTTAACCGTAAGGTTAGTCTACGGTTTGTCTGAGGTAAGACATACGACAGTCTAAGGTCACTTAATCTTTTTGTTGAATACTTTAGCTATTTTAAGCACATGCTCTAAGCTTGATTGCATTTCTAACGTAGTCATATTTTTAGCCGGTTGCCTTGCTATAATTATTAAGTCTACTGGGATAATATCGTCTTTATGTACTTTGAAGTTCTCTCTTATTCCCCTCTTAATTCTATTTCTTACAACAGCATTGCCTAACTTCTTAGATACGCTTATACCTAGTCTAAAATGTTCTAACTCTTCTGTGTGTTTAATATATACAACAAACTGCTTATTTGCGACAGATTTTCCATTTTTATAGTTAAATTGGAAATCCTTATTTCTTTTAATACGATAAGCTTTTTCCACTCACAATCACTCGCCTGTCCATATCTTCAATTAAAAATCATATATCTAAAATATTAACAATTAGTAATATTGATTCTTCATTATATAGTCGTATAATAACAAAATTTTAATCACTGAAACAGCTAATTAAAACCAAAAAAAAGACCACTGATGAGTCAGTGATCTTATGCAGATAAAACTTTACGGCCTTTACGACGACGACGTGCTAAGACTTTAC
This region includes:
- the rnpA gene encoding ribonuclease P protein component; amino-acid sequence: MEKAYRIKRNKDFQFNYKNGKSVANKQFVVYIKHTEELEHFRLGISVSKKLGNAVVRNRIKRGIRENFKVHKDDIIPVDLIIIARQPAKNMTTLEMQSSLEHVLKIAKVFNKKIK